A region of Pongo pygmaeus isolate AG05252 chromosome 15, NHGRI_mPonPyg2-v2.0_pri, whole genome shotgun sequence DNA encodes the following proteins:
- the LOC129013212 gene encoding olfactory receptor 11H4-like, whose product MVASGEKNLVSKEQETLEFTNNSETSTVTEFVLLGFPGCQEMQSFLFSLFFMIYVFTIIGNGTIVCAERLDKRLHTPMYILLGNFAFLEIWYVTSTVPNMLVNFLSETKTISFVGCFFQFYFFASLGTTEAYFLCIMAYDRYLAICRPLHYPTIMTPQLCYILMSFCWVFGFLSYSVSTAQLSQLPFCGPNIINHFLCDMDPLMALSCAPAPITEIIFYILSSLIIILTLLYICGSYMLLPIAVLKIPSAAGQQKAFSTCGSHLTVVCLFFGVLLAMYVSPTTDNPAAIQKIITLFCSVVTPFLNPLIYSLRNKEMKAALKKVLRIE is encoded by the coding sequence CCCTGGAATTCACAAACAATTCAGAGACAAGCACTGTGACAGAATTTGTTCTCCTTGGCTTTCCTGGTTGTCAGGAGATGCAAAGTTTCCTCTTCTCCCTGTTCTTTATGATCTATGTATTTACCATAATAGGAAATGGGACCATTGTCTGTGCTGAGAGATTGGACAAACGACTTCATACCCCAATGTATATTCTCCTAGGGAATTTTGCTTTCCTTGAAATCTGGTACGTTACTTCCACTGTACCCAACATGCTAGTCAACTTCCTCTCAGAGACAAAAACCATCTCTTTTGTTGGCTGTTTCTTCCAGTTCTACTTTTTTGCTTCCCTTGGTACAACAGAAGCATACTTCCTCTGCATCATGGCATATGATCGGTACCTTGCTATCTGCCGCCCATTGCACTACCCAACCATCATGACCCCACAACTCTGCTACATATTGATGTCTTTTTGCTGGGTGTTTGGATTCCTCAGTTACTCTGTCTCCACTGCGCAACTGTCTCAACTGCCTTTCTGTGGGCCCAACATCATCAATCACTTTTTGTGTGACATGGACCCACTGATGGCTCTGTCCTGTGCCCCAGCTCCTATCACTGAGATTATCTTCTATATCCTGAGCTCCCTCATTATCATTCTCACTCTTCTGTACATCTGTGGCTCCTATATGCTTTTACCGATAGCTGTATTAAAAATCCCTTCAGCAGCTGGCCAGCAGAAAGCCTTTTCCACCTGTGGATCTCATCTGACAGTGGTGTGTTTATTCTTTGGGGTCCTATTGGCAATGTATGTGAGCCCCACAACTGATAACCCAGCTGCAATTCAGAAGATTATAACTTTGTTCTGTTCTGTGGTGACCCCCTTCTTAAACCCCCTGATTTACAGCTTACGAAACAAGGAGATGAAGGCTGCGTTGAAGAAAGTCCTGAGGATAGAATGA